In Hasllibacter sp. MH4015, the following proteins share a genomic window:
- a CDS encoding bifunctional alpha/beta hydrolase/OsmC family protein → MPTERFTFPGHSGEPLAARLDLPDGPHLATALIAHCFTCGKDIAASRRIAARLAAQGIAVLRFDFTGLGHSKGEFENTSFTSNVGDLIAAADALAARDMAPSLIIGHSLGGAAVLRAAGRIASTKAVVTIGAPFDPEHVTHNFNDALDAIVNEGAGDVILGGRPIRIGAGFVEDVKASKLAPDIAALGSALLVLHAPRDAVVGIENATRIFLAAKHPKSFVTLDDADHLVSRAEDAEYAADVIASWAGKYLDLKPPAPPIGAPEGVTRVDEVDPAGFRQDVHAGPKHHVVADEPESYGGTDQGLTPYQFLAAGLGACTSMTIRMYARRKKWPLDHVSVDVTHNRVHAQDAGVDIGPLDQFTRKITLKGALDDEQRERLLEIADKCPVHRSLEAGAHIKTELKPMAEAALI, encoded by the coding sequence ATGCCAACCGAACGCTTCACCTTCCCCGGCCATTCCGGAGAGCCTCTTGCCGCCCGCCTGGACCTGCCGGACGGTCCGCACCTCGCCACGGCGCTGATCGCCCATTGCTTCACCTGCGGCAAGGATATCGCGGCCTCCCGCCGGATCGCGGCGCGGCTGGCGGCGCAGGGTATTGCCGTCTTGCGATTCGACTTCACCGGGCTCGGCCATTCCAAGGGTGAGTTCGAGAACACGTCCTTCACCTCCAATGTCGGCGATCTGATCGCCGCCGCCGACGCATTGGCCGCCCGGGACATGGCGCCGTCGCTCATTATCGGGCATTCGCTTGGTGGCGCGGCTGTTCTGCGCGCGGCTGGCCGGATCGCGTCTACGAAAGCCGTCGTGACCATCGGCGCGCCGTTCGACCCCGAGCATGTCACCCACAATTTCAACGACGCGCTAGATGCCATCGTCAATGAAGGCGCGGGCGACGTGATCCTGGGCGGTCGTCCGATCCGCATCGGGGCCGGGTTCGTGGAGGATGTGAAAGCCTCCAAGCTCGCGCCGGACATCGCGGCCCTAGGCAGTGCGCTTCTGGTTCTGCACGCGCCCCGCGACGCGGTTGTGGGGATCGAGAATGCGACCCGCATCTTCCTTGCCGCGAAACACCCCAAGAGCTTCGTCACCCTCGACGACGCCGACCATTTGGTGAGCCGGGCAGAGGATGCGGAATACGCCGCTGATGTGATCGCATCATGGGCCGGCAAATACCTCGACCTCAAACCCCCTGCCCCACCAATCGGCGCGCCCGAGGGCGTCACCCGCGTGGATGAGGTTGACCCGGCTGGCTTCCGGCAAGATGTCCATGCCGGGCCGAAGCACCATGTCGTGGCCGATGAGCCCGAAAGCTATGGCGGCACCGATCAGGGCCTGACGCCGTACCAATTCCTCGCCGCCGGTCTCGGCGCCTGCACCTCGATGACCATTCGCATGTATGCGCGCCGCAAGAAATGGCCGCTCGATCATGTCAGCGTCGATGTCACCCACAACCGCGTCCACGCACAGGATGCGGGCGTCGATATCGGCCCGCTCGATCAATTCACGCGGAAGATCACACTCAAGGGCGCGCTGGACGACGAACAGCGCGAGCGTCTGTTGGAGATTGCCGATAAATGCCCCGTCCACCGTTCGCTGGAAGCGGGCGCGCATATCAAGACGGAACTGAAGCCAATGGCAGAAGCGGCGTTGATTTGA
- the dddP gene encoding dimethylsulfonioproprionate lyase DddP, producing MNQAYRRNVRKIDPAHGLNLPDGTLNDNDRIEIGPTPLAYAEWDAAGLTLPNLQGLRQFRLDRLVGQLAATETGGVLMFDPLNIRYATDTTNMQLWNTHNPFRACLVCADGYMVLWEYKNSPFLADHNPLVREVRSGASMFYFSTGDRGDVAAEEFSGQVAEVMAAHAGGNSRLAVDKIMLHGARALEARGFDLRDGEFITEHARKIKGPDEILAMRCAVHACEASLKAMEDAIVPGRTEDEVWAVLHSENIKRGGEWIETRLFSSGPRTNPWFQECGPRTLQANEISALDTDLIGCYGLCVDISRTWWTGPEKPRPDMIEAMKHGVEHITVNMDRLKPGRSINDLVHNGHKLADKYWQRKYSCQMHGVGLCDEWPHVGYPDHHHDSAFDYELEPGMMLCVEALIGEEGGDFCIKLEDQVLITEDGYENLTTYPFDAALMGNA from the coding sequence ATGAACCAAGCCTATCGCCGCAACGTCCGCAAGATCGACCCCGCCCACGGCCTGAACCTGCCCGACGGAACGCTCAACGACAATGACCGTATCGAGATCGGGCCGACGCCACTGGCCTACGCCGAATGGGACGCGGCGGGCCTGACATTGCCCAACCTGCAAGGCTTGCGGCAATTCCGGCTCGACCGGCTCGTGGGGCAGCTGGCCGCAACCGAGACCGGCGGCGTGTTGATGTTCGACCCGCTCAATATTCGCTACGCCACGGACACCACGAACATGCAGTTGTGGAACACCCACAATCCTTTCCGTGCCTGCCTGGTCTGCGCTGACGGTTACATGGTTCTCTGGGAATACAAGAACTCGCCGTTTCTTGCCGATCATAACCCCTTGGTCCGCGAAGTCCGCTCTGGCGCTTCGATGTTCTATTTCTCCACCGGCGATCGCGGCGACGTGGCGGCGGAGGAGTTCAGCGGGCAGGTGGCCGAGGTCATGGCCGCCCATGCGGGCGGCAACTCACGCCTTGCCGTCGACAAGATCATGCTCCATGGCGCCCGCGCATTGGAAGCGCGCGGCTTCGACCTCCGCGATGGGGAATTCATCACCGAACATGCCCGCAAGATTAAAGGCCCCGATGAGATTCTCGCCATGCGCTGCGCCGTGCATGCGTGCGAGGCATCCCTCAAGGCCATGGAAGACGCCATCGTGCCCGGCCGGACAGAGGATGAGGTCTGGGCGGTCCTGCATTCCGAAAACATCAAGCGTGGCGGTGAATGGATCGAGACACGGCTCTTTTCTTCAGGGCCCCGCACCAATCCTTGGTTCCAGGAATGCGGCCCACGCACCTTGCAAGCCAACGAGATCAGCGCCCTCGATACCGACCTGATCGGCTGCTACGGCCTGTGCGTCGACATCTCACGGACCTGGTGGACCGGCCCCGAGAAACCTCGCCCCGACATGATCGAGGCGATGAAACACGGGGTGGAGCATATCACGGTCAACATGGATCGCCTGAAACCGGGCCGCTCCATCAACGACCTGGTCCACAATGGCCACAAACTGGCCGACAAGTACTGGCAACGGAAATATTCCTGCCAGATGCACGGCGTGGGCCTTTGCGATGAATGGCCCCATGTGGGTTACCCCGATCACCACCACGACAGCGCCTTCGATTACGAGTTGGAACCGGGCATGATGCTGTGCGTCGAAGCCCTGATCGGCGAAGAGGGCGGTGATTTCTGCATCAAGCTGGAAGATCAGGTGCTGATCACCGAGGACGGGTACGAGAACCTGACGACCTATCCGTTTGATGCCGCCCTGATGGGGAATGCGTAG
- a CDS encoding Lrp/AsnC family transcriptional regulator, whose protein sequence is MTVQIDALDRKILVALQEDASRSLDEIAKIVGSSKTPVWTRIRKMREAGIIGQQTVMLDAEALGLEACFFVLIRTSEHEAEWQNKFLRTLRERAEVMEAHRLAGDIDYILKVRVANARAYDEFYQALISEVRIYNVTALLSMEEIKSTPLLPLASVPS, encoded by the coding sequence ATGACCGTTCAAATCGACGCGCTGGACCGGAAAATCCTCGTGGCCTTGCAGGAGGATGCAAGCCGATCCCTGGACGAGATTGCCAAGATCGTGGGGTCATCCAAGACGCCCGTCTGGACGCGGATTCGGAAGATGCGGGAGGCGGGCATCATTGGCCAGCAGACGGTTATGCTGGACGCGGAGGCCTTGGGGTTAGAGGCTTGTTTTTTCGTGCTTATCCGCACGTCCGAGCATGAGGCGGAGTGGCAGAACAAGTTCCTCCGCACGCTACGGGAACGTGCGGAGGTGATGGAGGCGCACCGGCTGGCGGGCGACATTGATTACATCCTGAAAGTGCGCGTGGCCAACGCGCGGGCCTATGACGAATTCTACCAGGCGCTGATCTCGGAAGTGCGGATCTACAACGTCACGGCCCTTCTGAGCATGGAAGAGATCAAATCAACGCCGCTTCTGCCATTGGCTTCAGTTCCGTCTTGA